Proteins from a single region of Hymenobacter sp. GOD-10R:
- a CDS encoding BLUF domain-containing protein, producing MHQIIYMSTASWSMTDAELAQLLRQAQQGNERGGITGALVYSNGQFMQIMEGEQAALEELYAQLGQDRRHQGLFKLADRPIPVRRFSEWSMGFQVVSPAAFEQLRGYVAPAQMAQQLPDLGAADSLFIDRMRDLILAFKS from the coding sequence ATGCACCAAATCATTTACATGAGTACGGCCAGCTGGTCGATGACCGACGCTGAATTAGCGCAACTCCTCCGGCAGGCGCAGCAAGGCAACGAGCGCGGAGGCATTACCGGCGCGCTCGTATACAGCAATGGCCAGTTTATGCAAATCATGGAGGGAGAGCAGGCCGCGTTGGAAGAACTCTACGCCCAACTTGGCCAGGACCGCCGGCACCAAGGCCTCTTCAAACTCGCTGATCGCCCTATTCCAGTGCGGCGTTTCTCGGAATGGTCGATGGGGTTTCAAGTCGTCTCCCCGGCCGCGTTCGAGCAGCTACGGGGCTACGTAGCGCCCGCACAGATGGCGCAGCAGCTGCCCGACTTGGGAGCAGCCGACAGTTTATTTATCGACCGGATGCGCGATCTCATCCTAGCCTTTAAGTCTTAA
- a CDS encoding DUF6660 family protein → MRLSTLFFALYFVCLSCLTCADETPVCQDQTQTTVAASSHSDCDTDALGDWCSPLCQCHCCGGAVVPLVPLPALVQASPRVWDSARQPVRFVVAAPTRAPGAIWQPPRA, encoded by the coding sequence ATGCGTCTGTCTACTCTATTTTTCGCCTTGTACTTCGTGTGTCTCTCGTGCCTGACCTGCGCTGACGAGACTCCTGTGTGCCAAGACCAGACGCAAACAACAGTGGCCGCCTCGTCCCATTCGGATTGTGATACTGATGCTTTGGGGGACTGGTGTTCTCCCTTATGCCAGTGTCACTGCTGCGGCGGAGCCGTCGTACCGCTCGTCCCATTACCGGCGCTTGTTCAAGCTTCGCCCCGGGTATGGGACTCGGCTCGCCAACCTGTTCGATTCGTGGTGGCAGCGCCAACCCGTGCTCCCGGAGCTATCTGGCAACCGCCGCGGGCCTAA
- a CDS encoding GAF domain-containing protein: MTPDSLLPADEAARLRSLHYYAILSSLHEAVFEELVRLTAQIFSLPISLIALVEAEEAIYIANQGLGDQERQPRVEALCSVAVRENKAVVFADLTTQPQQARVTAEALAAARMRDLQFYAGVPLRMPDQRTIGTLCVIDHQPRTFSAAEQQVLERISDLVAQTIAVRHYCLIDGLGEEHWQVMQGLLVEEIEELVALVRYLGTRLAVQIPVPKHVLDLVMQRLDDVYTLLREYYVSKRPKPAS, encoded by the coding sequence ATGACGCCTGATTCTCTATTACCAGCTGACGAGGCGGCCCGCCTTCGGTCGCTGCATTACTATGCCATTCTCAGCTCGTTACACGAAGCTGTTTTTGAAGAACTAGTGCGCTTGACTGCCCAAATATTCAGCCTGCCCATTTCTCTGATTGCCCTCGTAGAAGCCGAAGAAGCCATTTACATCGCCAATCAGGGCTTAGGGGACCAAGAACGTCAGCCCCGCGTGGAAGCACTGTGCTCGGTGGCTGTACGCGAGAACAAGGCAGTCGTATTTGCCGACCTGACCACGCAGCCGCAACAGGCACGGGTAACGGCGGAGGCCCTGGCAGCGGCGCGGATGCGGGATTTACAATTTTACGCCGGGGTACCACTGCGCATGCCCGACCAGCGCACCATTGGCACGCTCTGCGTGATTGACCACCAGCCGCGCACCTTTAGCGCGGCGGAGCAACAGGTACTGGAACGCATTTCCGACTTGGTGGCGCAAACCATCGCCGTGCGGCACTACTGCTTGATCGATGGCCTAGGGGAAGAACACTGGCAAGTCATGCAGGGGCTGTTAGTCGAGGAAATCGAGGAACTCGTAGCCCTGGTGCGCTACCTCGGGACGCGCCTCGCGGTGCAGATACCCGTACCGAAGCACGTACTGGATCTCGTGATGCAGCGACTCGATGATGTGTACACGCTGCTGCGCGAGTACTATGTGAGCAAGAGGCCTAAGCCGGCCAGTTAA
- a CDS encoding PAS domain-containing protein, with translation MTDSQLNSSPAGLFTAADWLTMLEVSLTAIQLARPLFAPDGHAIIDFALDYTNPAGQRMTGLTGQPGSTLLDCFPHAQAEGVFAYYQRVFETGELLTYEVNYQEDGLDNYFRFSARRSGERLLVSFTDTTEQPRTAVEVALRASQAAERAAGADAEAQRQRFYEVLMQLPAQVATYHGPDHVFSFVNPRYQAYFPGQALLGRPLQEALPEALAQGFVGLLDHVFQTGEPYYSPEQEFWLGSESTRPPEQLFLNAFFCPLRDAQGRIDGLLDFSYDVTEQVRARRQVEQLNQQLEARVQERTQDTLVALGTAERERTLLQTVLTQAPVAIGLFQGEELRITAANAQMAAIWGRTPEQVLSQPLLDAVPELRGQGFDEQLRQVLRTQVPVRGTETPAVMLRDGQLQTTYYTFVYQPLYDTEGRVLGVIDVAVEVTEQVLVRQQIEQLNQELEARVQERTQQTEQARAEAEIQRQRFYDLLMLLPANVAVNEGPDQVFTLVNPGYQRQAPGLHLLGKPIRQVWPELVDHGILDELGRVYQTGEPFTATEMPVQVDLTRTGQLEQGYYTFFFLPLRDAQGQLNGVLNFSYNVTDSVVARQQVERLNKELETRVQARTEELAAVNNALTTTNKELFDSNRQLTRSNVDLDTFVYTASHDLKAPITNIESILLALRDTLPAAVQQDEVVAHLLDLLNQTVGRFQLTIGQLTDISRLQLVHAGPAEPVVLARVVENVRLDLVPAIGAADVRLSVEVAPDLVVSFSPANLRSIIYNLLSNAVKYRALDRPAQVRVHAAQTASEVMLTVQDNGLGMSAVQQRQLFGLFQRLHTHVEGTGVGLYITKRLIENAGGTITVQSQPGVGTIFTVTLPT, from the coding sequence GTGACTGATTCTCAACTCAACTCTAGCCCCGCCGGCTTATTTACGGCTGCCGACTGGCTGACCATGCTGGAGGTATCCTTAACGGCTATCCAGCTGGCACGCCCCCTTTTTGCCCCCGATGGTCATGCTATCATTGACTTCGCCCTGGACTACACCAACCCCGCTGGGCAGCGTATGACAGGCCTTACCGGGCAGCCAGGCAGTACGTTGCTGGATTGTTTTCCGCACGCGCAGGCAGAGGGGGTTTTCGCTTACTACCAGCGCGTGTTCGAGACAGGCGAGCTGCTCACCTATGAGGTCAATTATCAAGAGGATGGGTTGGATAACTACTTCCGGTTTAGCGCCCGGCGCAGCGGCGAGCGGCTGCTGGTAAGCTTCACCGATACCACCGAGCAGCCCCGCACCGCCGTGGAAGTGGCCCTGCGCGCGAGCCAGGCCGCCGAGCGGGCCGCTGGCGCCGACGCCGAGGCCCAGCGCCAGCGGTTTTACGAGGTGCTCATGCAACTGCCGGCCCAGGTTGCCACTTACCACGGCCCCGACCACGTGTTCTCCTTTGTCAATCCGCGCTACCAGGCCTATTTTCCGGGCCAGGCGCTGCTGGGTCGCCCCCTGCAGGAGGCCCTGCCCGAAGCCCTAGCGCAAGGCTTTGTTGGCTTGCTTGACCACGTGTTTCAGACTGGCGAGCCGTATTACAGCCCCGAGCAGGAATTTTGGCTGGGCTCGGAGAGCACCAGGCCGCCCGAGCAGCTGTTTCTGAATGCGTTTTTCTGCCCCCTGCGTGATGCGCAGGGCCGCATCGACGGCCTGCTGGACTTCTCCTACGACGTGACGGAGCAGGTGCGGGCCCGCCGGCAGGTCGAGCAGCTCAACCAGCAGCTGGAAGCCCGGGTGCAGGAGCGCACCCAAGATACGCTGGTAGCGCTGGGCACAGCCGAGCGGGAGCGCACCTTGTTGCAGACGGTCCTGACTCAGGCCCCTGTGGCGATTGGGCTTTTTCAGGGGGAGGAACTGCGCATCACCGCGGCCAATGCGCAAATGGCGGCCATCTGGGGTCGTACTCCCGAGCAGGTGCTGAGCCAGCCGCTGCTCGACGCGGTACCCGAACTGCGCGGCCAGGGCTTCGACGAGCAGCTGCGCCAGGTGTTGCGCACGCAGGTACCGGTGCGGGGCACGGAAACCCCCGCGGTGATGCTCCGCGACGGGCAGCTACAGACTACTTACTACACCTTCGTCTACCAGCCGCTCTACGACACCGAAGGCCGGGTACTGGGCGTGATTGACGTGGCCGTGGAGGTAACTGAGCAGGTACTGGTCCGCCAGCAGATTGAACAGCTCAACCAGGAGCTGGAAGCCCGGGTGCAGGAGCGCACCCAGCAAACCGAGCAGGCCCGCGCCGAGGCCGAAATCCAGCGCCAGCGCTTTTACGACCTGCTCATGCTACTGCCGGCCAACGTGGCGGTGAACGAAGGCCCCGACCAAGTGTTTACCCTTGTGAACCCCGGCTACCAACGCCAAGCCCCCGGACTCCACTTGCTGGGGAAGCCCATCCGGCAGGTCTGGCCCGAGTTGGTTGACCACGGCATCCTAGACGAGCTCGGCCGGGTGTACCAGACCGGCGAGCCCTTCACCGCGACCGAGATGCCAGTGCAGGTGGATTTAACGCGCACCGGCCAGCTGGAGCAGGGGTACTATACCTTCTTTTTCCTGCCCTTGCGCGATGCGCAGGGCCAGCTAAATGGGGTGCTGAATTTTTCCTACAATGTCACCGACTCCGTGGTTGCCCGCCAGCAGGTCGAGCGCCTCAATAAGGAGTTGGAAACCCGCGTGCAAGCGCGTACCGAGGAACTAGCCGCCGTTAACAACGCGCTGACGACTACCAACAAGGAACTGTTCGACAGCAACCGCCAGCTCACGCGCTCTAACGTGGACCTGGATACCTTTGTCTATACGGCCTCGCACGACCTGAAAGCGCCCATCACCAACATTGAGAGCATCCTGCTGGCCCTGCGCGACACGCTGCCCGCGGCGGTGCAGCAGGACGAGGTGGTGGCCCATTTGCTCGACTTACTCAATCAAACGGTAGGGCGCTTTCAACTCACCATCGGCCAGCTCACGGATATCTCCCGCCTGCAACTGGTTCACGCCGGCCCGGCCGAGCCGGTCGTGCTGGCCCGCGTCGTGGAGAACGTGCGCCTGGACCTGGTGCCCGCTATCGGGGCTGCCGACGTGCGGCTGAGCGTCGAAGTAGCCCCCGACCTGGTCGTGTCCTTCTCGCCGGCTAACCTGCGCTCCATCATCTACAACCTGCTCAGCAACGCCGTCAAGTACCGCGCCCTGGACCGACCCGCCCAGGTGCGCGTGCACGCCGCGCAAACGGCGTCCGAGGTGATGCTCACGGTGCAGGATAATGGGCTGGGCATGAGTGCAGTGCAGCAGCGCCAGCTCTTTGGCCTCTTCCAGCGCCTGCACACCCACGTGGAGGGCACCGGCGTCGGCCTCTACATCACCAAGCGCCTTATAGAGAACGCCGGCGGTACTATTACCGTGCAGAGCCAGCCGGGCGTGGGCACCATCTTTACTGTCACCCTTCCCACCTAG